ACGGGACACCGAATGGCGAAGGTCAAGCGTCAAGTAGCCCTTTTGCGGGTGAAACCGGTCAGTATACTGAAAGAATAACTCGCCGTCGTGAAATTAATCAGGATGTGATGATTAATTTTTCTATTCCTGTTAATGATTTTCAAATAGGAGGCTTAGTTGGGTTTAATGGAAATGAACGCAAAATGTCTTATCAAGACAGTGAAATAAATGATTTAAGTATTCCTACATGGTACAATCTTACTAATTCAGCTACTACTCCTATTATAAAACAACATACAGAACTTCGTCGTTCAATGGGAGTGTTTGGGCAGTTTGAAGGTTCTTGGAAAGACATGTTATATATGACAATGAGTGCTCGTAATGATTGGTCGTCTACACTACCTAAGCAAAATAGAAGTTTCTTTTATCCAGGTGTTACCGCTAGTTTTATTTTCAGTGAATTGCTAAATGAGGACTTAAGAAATATAATTACTTTTGGTAAAATTCGAGCAAGTTGGGGTAAAACAGGAAATGATGCAGATGTCTACATGGTAAACCCTGTATATGCTCAGGCCTCTAACAGAATACCATTTGGGTATTTGGATTTTCCATTGAATGGTGTAAATGCTTATTCAGCAGGAAATATATTAGGAAGTAATACATTGAGTCCTGAGATGACAACAGAAGCTGAATTGGGACTAAACATAGCTCTTTTTAGTAATCGTTTGTCTATTGATGCTGCTTATTATAACCGTAATACTGATAAACAAATTTTTTCATTGTCAATGGACCCAGCTTCAGGTTATACTGCTCAAAATATAAACTTGGGTAAAGTGCGTAATAAAGGTATTGAATTATTGCTTACTGGTACTCCTATTAAAACTCGGAATTTTCAGTGGGATCTAAGTGTGAATTTTACGAAAAACTGGAGCAAAGTTGTTAGTTTGCCTGAAGAGCTAGGAGGAGTTGCTAATATTTACGGTTTAAATGGTGGTACTAGTATGTACGCAATTACAGGGGAGCCTGTTGGTGTCTTTAAAGCTGAGGTTGCTGAGAAAGATCCAGAAGGACATATTGTAGTGAACTCTTCAACGGGTCTACCTATTGCAGCTACTGATTTTGCTATTAGTGGTAATATGAATAATAAATATCAAATGGGTCTTTCTACTACTTTAAAATATAAAGGAGTAAGTTTGGGTGTGGACTTTGATATTCGTGAGGGAGGAGTTATGTATTCACGGACGAAAGATATTAATTATTTTACGGGCAATGCAATTCAAACGGCTTATAATGACCGTAATTCTTTCATTGTGCCTAATTCTGTAAATAAGGTAACTGGCTCTGATGGTAAGGTGTCTTATGTAGAAAATTCAACTCCTATTTCGAGCTCTAATATATATAAGTTTTGGGATGATGGAGGAGTTGATATGGGTAGTGCTTTCTTGGTTGATAAATCGTATGTAAAACTTCGTTCAGTAGCCTTGGGATGGGATATCCCGCAACGTTGGTTGGCTAAAACTCCATTAAATGCTGTAAAAATATCTGCATACGGTAATAATCTGCTAATCTGGACACCTTCTAGTAATACATTTATTGATCCTGAAACGACCTCTTTTGGTAATGACCTAGAAGGTAATTTTGGTGAATATATAGCCAATCCAAGCTCTCGTCGTTTTGGCTTCAATCTGATGGTTAAATTCTAAAATAAAAATGAGCATGAAAAAATATATATTATATGCGTTTATAGTCATGACCTGCTTATTGACAAGTTGTGATTTGAATATCAATGATGATCCTAATTATCCTCAAAATACTCAGGTAACGGCAGATTTAATATTTCCTTCTATTGAAGCATCAATAGCTTCTGCTGTTGGTGGAGAAATTTATAACTATGCGGGATTCTTTGCTCAATATTATGATCAGAAGCCAGAATCGAATCAATATAATACATTATGTGAATATACTTTTACTGAGTCATCTCAAGAAATGGATTATTCTTATCGTACCCTTTTTGCAGGAGCGTTAGAAGATGTACAGCAAGTTTTGGATAAGACTACTAATCCTGCAGACATATTTGCAGCTACTGTATTGAGGGCTTATACTTTCCAGGTTATAGTTGATAATACGAGTGATTCTCCTTATACTGAAGCTATGCAAGGCAATTCTAATGCTATGCCTAAGTGGGACAATGGGGAAGATGTTTATAAAGGGGTATTAAATGAATTAGAAGCTGCCGAATCTCAATTAGAGGAGTCCTCAATAATGAGTAATCCTGATTTGCTACTTAATAAAAGTGTTACTCAATGGATCGGTTTTGCTAATGCCCTTCGTCTACGTATGTATTTGCGTTTTATAGATGCTAACGTTGACGTTGCAAATTATACGGACAAAGTAAAAGCTTTGGTGCAAACAGGGAATTTCTTTACAGGTGATGTGAAATTAGATTGTTTTATAGATGAGACTTCTAAACGAAATCCTTGGTATACTACAAATGCAGTAGGACTTCCTGGTAACCATTGCGCTGCTTATCCTCTAATTTCTTATCTCTCTAGCACAAATGATCCTCGTATTGCATATGGTATTAGTAAAACTGCTGCAGGGAAATATGTAGGGCAAATGCCTGGAGGAAAGAGGAATATGCAGGAATTGCTTGGTACAGATAATTGGAAAAATAAAGATGTTAGTGCTATTGACTACTCTATTGGAGTAACAAAACCCGTTTATTTCTTTACTCAGGCTGAATTGCAGTTTTTAATAGCTGAGGTTTATGAGCGCTTCTTAGGAGATGATGTAAAAGCTAAATCGGCTTATGAGGCAGCTGTAAGTGCCGACTTTAAGGCTCGTGGATTGGATGGTCAAGAGACAGCAATTATAGGTACTAATGGTTCATGTAGATGGGCTAGTGCTACAACTTCAGCGGCAAAGTTGAATTTGATCTATATGCAGAAATGGGTTGCTCTTTTTTATATGGATCATATGGAAGCTTGGAGTGAAATTCGTCGTACTGATTGTCCTAATCTATCCTCCAAAACTGCTGCTGAGATTCAAACAAATTCTCTTGTCTATAATCCTGGAGACCTGATTGAGCCTTGGACTAATGGTTTAGAGGCTGGAGGATTAATGAAGCGGATGACTTATCCACTGACTGCTCGTCAACATAACACTAATACTCCAGGTGGAGTATCAGGGAGTACTCCTGTCTGGTGGGACGTAAAGTAAAAAGTAAATAATAAAAAAATATATTTATGAAAAAAATATTATATAGTTTGCTGCTTTGTTTGGCGGTTGCTACATTTTCTTCGTGCGATGATAAAAATAGTGTAGATGATTCGTCTATAACATATTTTGTTGATCTACAATTAAATGGTGATGCTGTATTGTTTTGGCCGAAAGGTACTTCGTATATTGAACCGGGGTATTCTGCTGTAATGCAAGGTAAAGATGTTACTTCTGATGTAAGTGTGTCCGGAGAAGTAGATGTAAATACATCTGGGGGTTATCCTCTTACATATTCTGCTGTAAACAAAGAGGGTTATGCTAAAGAGAGTAAACGCACTGTCTATGTTTATGATACAACAGCATCTTCTATGGAATCGGGTATTTACTCTATTGATAAGAATAGCTATCGTATATCTTCAGCTGGCAAAACGGCATATGGTAGTTCATACGATATAGTGATCATTCAGCTCGAACCTGGTGTCTTTTATGTAACAGACTTTCTTGCTGGATGGTATGATCAGAGAGCTGGATATGGTATTAATTATGCTATGAATGGAACATTTCGCTTAAATGCAGATAATACTATAGAGCCTATTTCTAGCTCTGTTCCTGGCTGGGGTGACTCTATGGATGGACTGGCTAATGGTAAATTTGATCCAGCAACAAAATCTATTTATTGGGAGATTAGTTATGCTGGTTCTATGACATTTTACATAACATTAACGAAATAATTATATTAAATCATGAAGAAATATTTTATATTTTTACTAACGGCATTAGTAATCACATTTGTTGCGTGTGATGATGATACAGAGCCAGGAGGTACAAGTGTTGAGAAAATGGCAGGAGATTGGTGGGTTACTGTTAATGTTATTAATGGTGGGCAAGATCTAGGAGATGCAGGCGTAGGTCATATAAGGATGAGCACTTATAATACTGCAATGAATACTGCGACAGAAATGTGGATTGATGATGCTAAGCATTTTTGGGATTATAAGTTGAAAGTTGATGTTGATTATGCAACTCGGACATTCTCTACTACTGATTTTGTGTCCAATGTTAGTTATAATTCTAAAGTGAAAATAACTAATGGTAAAATATTAGAAGGAGCCGCGCTTACTCCAAGTGGTATGCCAGCTGATAGCATAGTATATATGGTACAGTTTGATGATGATTCTGATGGTTATACTTATAAGGTTTCAGGATTTAGGCGGACAGGTCTTCCTGCTGATGATTTTTAAATTGCTATATAGCTTTAAAATAATTATTGACAAGTCCTGAATAGGCGTTACAAGTTTATAGGACCAAAATATTAATAATTTATGAGATAGTTGTCGGGCTAGCCCGACAACTATCTTTATTTTTATATGTTCTTATTTCTATTTCTCTTTGAGCATGCATCTGCTCTGGTGTTTTCATATAACAAGACCAATGTGGTCTTTGGGTATTGTAGATGCGTACAGTATCTTTTACAATAAGTTTCATGGTTTTGATGTCAACCCGATAATCTTCCAGCAAAAATTCCTGTTTAAGTATACCATTTACTCTTTCGGCAATCGCATTGGCATAAGGATCATAACTTTCAGTCATACTTGGTATTATTTTTTTCTTTTTCAAAATATACTTTTACAACGTCGTAATTCTTCCCATGAGATTTATTCCATCCATGAACCTGATGTTCGGAATCAGTAAAGGTCAGGAACACAAAAAAGACGAATTTGGTAGCAAAGTCTCCATTATACGCTCTTGCATAGGTGTCATTCTTGGTGCCGGTTCTTTCCGTAACGAATATGATGGCCAGACGATTCAGAAGAGGTTGAAACAGGTGCATCGGCTGCTGGGAAAAAGTATCAGGCGATTAGCAGGAGATAGAGGATGTCGTGACAGGAAAGAGATAAATGGGACACAAATACTGATTCCTGATGCACTTAAAAACAAAGATACCTACTATCAACGCAAGAAGAAATATAAGCTATTTTGCAAGCGTGCAGGAATAGGACCCACCATCGGACATCTCAAGAGTGATTATCGCTTAGGACGAAACTTTCAAAATCTGTTGGGTACATTTATTTTAGATTTGGCACTTCAAAGAAAATAACCATTCAGAAGAGAAAGAAAATCTTTTGTTTTGATCATTTTCAACATGCTTCGGATATTTAGGTTAATTATTTTGATTGGATTGTTCTATATTATTAAATTTTTATATTTATATTGCGAAAGTTATTAGTAGTATTAAAATATTACTTCTTGCTCTATGAAGAAAATACTAAACTAGACTATTGAATAAATATTTTATTAACTGTTTTACTGTCTGTTAGTGTGTTTTTAGTATCATGTAGTGATCAGCAAGAGATGGAAGAATTAAATATGTCGAATCCATCAACTATATCTACAAGAGCCTTGTCCAGTGATGAACCATCAATAAGTAATCCGACTCTTCAAATAGATTGGGAGAATGTGAAAGTTATCAAATTAAATGGTTCTGGAAATATGGAGATTGATGCTCCATGGGTTTTTAAAGAAGGGAATAGCGTTAATATTCCTCTGAATTATTGTCAGGATATTAAAAAAGAAGATGGATGGACTATGCTGTCTCATACGATGATTAGACAGAATATGGACTATCCCAATTATATGCTATTCTATAATAGATACACAGGTATTCTTAAAGGATTTTATTACAATCCGCAAAATATTAATAATCAGTCTTTTGTTTGGGCATTAGAAGCTAATAATCCGACTTCTATATTTACTTCTAATACTTTGATTCAGAGGCCAATGAACTCTACGGAAGCTTATTTAACGTCATCTAATATTGTTAGAAATAGCCGTTTTGATTTTGGACAATTAAGTCCTGGTTGGAATTGTTTCTCATTTGAATTATGCTATGGAACGTTAAATAATGCACCTATAGTTTCTGTTAAAGGCTTTAATGCTCAAAAATCGACTATTAAATTGTTTGGTACTTATGCAGGTGAAGTAATAATACCTATTACTGTTAAAGAGCCCTCAGGATTGAAATCATTGGTGTCTGGTATAGGTAAAATTGTTGGTATAGGATCCGCTATAATACCACAATTAAGTACTGTGTCTACAGCTATTTCTGCTGCATCTGCCATATTGGGGCACACCTCATTGTATAAATCAAAAACGAATCTTACAAATATTAGAGCAACTTCTAGTGGTAACATTACATTAACTGGTACATCTCTGACTTCATTATCAGGTGCTGCAACTGAACTTTATGATATTGATCTTAAAAGGCTAAATAATAATAATGAACTAGGAGTATGGAATTTAAGTGCTACTCCCGAATTTACTTATCCAATGTACAAGGAAGTTTCAGCTTTTCTTGATGAAAATAGAAACATTGAATATTATTCTGGTTATATAGGTGTTAGCAAATCTAGATTAAAATCACTCATAGTTATTAATCCTAAATTGAAGGCTGAAATTGATAATGTTCAAATAGAAAATGCCGTATTTTTTACTAAATATCCATCTCGGTATTTAATCTCACATAATGGAGTTGACACTTATTACCCTACGCATTTGGATTATTACTTACAGCCGTCTAGACCCATTAAATATTCTAATTCATTGGCATATGTGTATGATACTTCTAAGGCTCTATTTGATACGGTTTTGGAAGATTTATTGCTAAATATAACCATTAAAATTACATATAAAAATGGCAATGTACTATTATCTAGTAGAGTTTATAAACCTCGATTTAAAAGTGTTGATAATAAAAATGAAATTATCAACTCGATAAAAGCCTCTGGAAGAAATGCATACATGCTTAGATCTCTCTCTCCTTCAAATAAACCTATGTAAATACTATTTGATGTGTTTTTTTGTAGAGATTTGTCTCAATGTTAATTGTCTGTAAATATATATTGCAATTTATTATTTTATTATGAAAAAAAAACAGTTTGTTTTTTATTTAGCGCTCCCATGCACATTGATTCTATCTAATTACATTTTATCTGGCTGTAGCGATGATTTAAACTCCAGTATTGTAAGTGCAAATACTAATGCTGGAATTACAACAAGAAATACGTACAGTAATGATTTCGATTGGGAAAATAGCACAGTAGTAACTATGCCCAACGGTAATGGAGCTGACATTAAAGTTGACCTTCCATGGCAGCTTGGTGCAAGTAATAGTGGAATTCCTTCTGATTGGATTGATGAGAATATAGAAGATGAGTATTCTAAAAGGATGTACACTAGAAAAAACTATTGGGAATTAGTTTACAGTAATGTTTATCAAGATCTTCCTTATAAATATATTGTTTTATATAATAAAATGACCGGTTATTTGAGGTGTTTTTATTGTACCTTGAGTGCACCTGCAACTGCAGGAACCACTAATTCAGTATGGGGAATAGGAGCTAACACTTCAACTTCACTTTTCAATTTTACTACTTCCATTGCTGAAGATGCAAGCAGAGTAAAATATAGGCCTGTATATATTGGTACTCCAGTAAGTACTATTTCAAATTCAAAATATAGTTCAGTTGGCTATACTAATAGTGTATGGTATGGTCTTGAAGTGGAATGTGCATATGATCCTAAAACGGTTGTAGGTGAAGGAGCAAACTTATATCTGATGGGGAGAGCAATTGATAAAATTACTTATAATGGGATGGGAACATCAACAGGTAATATAGAAGGATCAATAACAAGTACCTCTCGCAATGGAGCAGCTCTAAGTCTTAATTTTAGTGATATGTTTAATACTAATAATTCAATAGTTACAAACCAAAATTCAGTAGTTGGGGCTGTTGGAGATCAAATTGCAAATGGCGTGGCAAAAAAGGAACCTTTTTATACCTCATTATGGGGCAATATAAAGTCTAATGCTTCAAAATGGATTACATCTGGATTGGAGTCTGGAGTTAAACAAGGCTTGAGTGCTATTGTTTCAGGCGGAGGATCGCTTATTGCTAATTCTTTAGGTAATTTATTTGGCTCTATATCAGGAGGAAGAAGCAATGTTAGCAAAGTAGATTTAAAAATGACGTTAAATTCTAAGTATAGATTTGATGCAGAGAAGATTCTTCCAGGATGGAATGATAAGACTCTTCCTATTCCCGGAACAAAGTTAGAGACGAAAGATAATAAGCCTCTGTATAATGAGGTATTAGGGGTTTGGAATATTAAAAGTGTTCCTCAAATTAATTTAGATTTAATATATGTGCAACAAACTACCAAAGATGGCGTCATCATACCCCATGATGATGAGAATTTTACATACGCAGAATATCAGAGTGTTCCAAATCAATCTTTAATAGCTCTAAATCCAGTTGTTGGTCGTGACTTTTATATAACTAATTTTAGTTGTAGAGTTGCGAAGCCTTTAAAAGATGTAGAAAATTTTGCTGAACCTGCTTTATTGAATGCTGAACCGTATTATATAGGCAATGATCTAACACAAAAGAGTAGCTTAAGTTTACGTAGTTATTCGTTTCATTATGCAGGCTCTAAGAAAGGACTTGTAGAAATAAAATTTAACCTTGTAAATAGAACCGACAATAATATTGTATTCTTTTATAAAAAATATTTCAGAGCAGATGTTAATCTAAAAAGTGAGAAGACGGTATACAAAATAAAAGGGGAGTTAGATCCAAGTGTACCATATCCTGACTAATTAAGCATCTTAAAATTTGAATAAAGCTATATTATTTATACCTACCCATTGGCGGAATTAGATTAGTGCATATTTAATCTGTTCAATGGGTTTGTTGTTAATCTTGTTTGTTTATGTATTGAAGGATTGTAACTGCATTGATTCTCCCTGTAATTCCAGTAAACAATTCTTTTGTCTGTTTTTGCGTAATTTCCAACTTGATATTAGCTTTTTCTTCATCTACTAAATTAGTAGAAAACATCTTGCATATATCAAGAAATTTAGTGAGTATTACATCTAAGTTGTGCATAATGGAACTGTATATTAACAGTTTACTCACCATTTAAATACTAAAAATAAATAATATGCAAACTTTTTTTATAACATATTTTACTAAAATAATTCTGTCAACGGGTACTGTTTGTTTTTGTTAGATATTTATAGACTTAAGCCTTACTAATTGGGAGTAGGATTATATGTTGATCATTCTTTCAAAAGGCTAGGATATATAAAATAAAAATATTTATTTTGTTTATGATTCTAAATTATTAAAAATGGAGACACTAATGAGACGGTATTTTTTTATTCTATTGTTTATCTGTATTGCGGGAGGTATCCATGCACAACGAGAAGTAATAGAGGTAGAACCAGCTACTACTGTTTCGCATTCTGAAACGAGTAAAGCTTTGAAACGTAAAGTGGCTATTGGGCGTTTTTCTAATGAAACGCAATATGCTAAGGGATTATTTTATGATAAAGAGAATGATCCTATGGGCAAACAAGCTTTGGATATTCTTTCTTCTAAACTTGCTGCTTCGGGAAAATTTATTCTGCTTGAACGAAATGACATGGATAAATTGTTGGCTGAGGCGGCTTCTTCAGGCAATGGATTCCAAAAAATTGGTGCGGATTATATGATTATTGGATCTATTACTCAGTTTGGACGGAAAAATATAGGCAATGTGAAACTATTCTCAACTACTAAAACTCAGATGGTTGAAGCTGCGGTGAGCATTCGTCTAGTTGATGTTTCTACTGGACTTATCATTTATTCTGATGAAGCAAAGGGAGAGGCGGAAATGAAAACAAAAACAACTATGGGAGTTGGTGGAAGAGCTGACTTTGATGCAACTCTTAGCGATAAGGCTATATCTGCAGCTATTTCTCAATTAGTTGAAAATATTATAAATAAATGTACTAATAAACCTTGGAAGGCTTATTTCCTTTCTTATGATTCAGATGCTATTATTGTTTCTGGTGGTGCTAGTCAAGGAATTTCTGTAGGTGACACTTTTATTGTGATGTCCAAAGGAAAGAATGTGAAGAATCCTCAGACAGGTATTAATATAGAATTGCCGGGTAAGGCTGTTGGAAAAGTAAAAGTAACAGCTGTGGGTGGGGATACACCAGAAGCGGAGTATTCTATTGTAACTTTCATTGAAGGTGCTATTGATGCGACACAATTGCAAAATTATTTTATAGAGGAGATTAAATAATGAAAATGAAAATAATTTTAGGCTTTCTTGTAAGTCTTTGCCTGACGTTTTCGGGCTGTAAAGTTGGTAATGTGGCTTCTAGTCAAGGGCTATCCGATCAAGCTTATTTGTATTTTGTTTCTACCCAAAAATATAAAGAACCCGTGATGGTAACTATTGACTCTTCCACTTCTTTTGAAGCTCAAGTGGGAAAGGAAAAGAAATTTAAGATTAAAGGAAGCGCATATGCGGTTGCTACAGGCAAGCGACATGTAGTAGTGAAGCAAAACAACAGAATTCTTTTCGAACGCGATTTATTTTTGTCTACTCAAGAAACTAAAAGAGTGGTATTGCCATGAGAAAGTTTATTCTATTATTTTTTTTATGTGTTGCCTTTGTTTCATGTACTACTACTTCGAGTCTATATGGTTGGGATAACTATGTAGATACTTCATATAAGTATTATAAAAAGCAAACCCCTAAGGCAAAAGAAGCTTTAATGAAAACATATGAGGCTATGATAAATCACCCAAGGGGGGCTCGTAAGACTGTTCCCCCTGGTATTTGTGCTGAATATGGGTATTTCTTGCTCCAAAATGGTAAGAAAGACCAAGGATTGGCTATGCTTCAAAAAGAAAAAGAATTTTATCCCGAATCAGCGGTTTTTATGGATCGCCTTATTAAGCAATTCTCAAAATGAAAAAATATATATACTTTGTGCTCGTAGCAATGCTTTTTGTTTCTTGCGCTACTTCTATGTCAACAGGACTTACCCGGGAGAAGAATTACCCTAAAATGTATACAGATAAGCCGCTTACTATCTTGGTGATGCCTCCTATTAATAAAACTGTCAATGTAGAAGCTAAAGAGTATTTTTACACTTCAATGATGATACCTCTTTGTGAGAAAGGTTATTATGTGATTTCTCCATTCTTAGCGATGGATTTATTGAAAAGTGAAAGCGCTTATGACAGCGAACTTTTTATGAATGCCAATTTGAGTTCTTTTAATAAAGTTTTTGGTGCTGACGTTGCTCTGTTTACAGTAATTAATACGTGGAGTAAATCAACTTTGGGCAATGTTATCACGGTGGATATTGAATATATTTTAAAATCAACTACTAGTAATGAAATTCTGTTTAATCGTAAGGGGAAACTTTCTGTAGATACGGGTGTAAATTCTGGAGGTAACGGAGGTCTTTTAGGAGTTTTGGTTGATATGGCTGCTTCCGCTATTAACACAGCTTTGACTGACAAAGTTATAGCTGCTCGCCGTTGTAATAATTATGTGCTTCATGATTTACCAGATGGGCGATATGCACCCATGTTTGATAAAGATCAAAATGTATCAGCAGGAGGGATAGAGTTTTCTGGCACTGTTGCTCAATAGTCTGTATATTTCT
This is a stretch of genomic DNA from uncultured Bacteroides sp.. It encodes these proteins:
- a CDS encoding SusC/RagA family TonB-linked outer membrane protein; this translates as MKRKLMLLLTCLFVGIGLVTAQTQKVTGVITSGEDGLPIVGASILVKGTTMGTITDIDGRFTLSNIPSSAKTLRVSYIGMQTQEVAIKPTLNVVLKADAEVLDEVVVTAMGIKRSEKSIGFAATSVNAAKLTENRTSDMMSGLAGKVAGVQISATSSDPGASNSVIIRGVSSLSGSNQPLYVVDGIPLNNSSVSSTDGLNSGYDFGNGANAVNPDDVENMTILKGAAATALYGSRAANGVVMITTKKGQKHKGLGIEYNGGLQWSTVLRLPEFQNEFGMGWNGNKTEIENGSWGPRFDGSKQLWGNVYNNSQKLKSYVALPDNIKDFFDTGIRYNNSISFNGATDKGDYFVSLSQISDDGMIPTDADSYDKYTFSARGSHKTGALTFSSSLNYAYQKNKFASTGQGLSILNSIYQTPRDISLVGLKDLSDPFNMPGYYYTPYGVTNPYYILKNYLNEYESERFYGKFQLDYDFLKYFKFTYRMGLDTSTGQKDNGKPNLYALYYDGTPNGEGQASSSPFAGETGQYTERITRRREINQDVMINFSIPVNDFQIGGLVGFNGNERKMSYQDSEINDLSIPTWYNLTNSATTPIIKQHTELRRSMGVFGQFEGSWKDMLYMTMSARNDWSSTLPKQNRSFFYPGVTASFIFSELLNEDLRNIITFGKIRASWGKTGNDADVYMVNPVYAQASNRIPFGYLDFPLNGVNAYSAGNILGSNTLSPEMTTEAELGLNIALFSNRLSIDAAYYNRNTDKQIFSLSMDPASGYTAQNINLGKVRNKGIELLLTGTPIKTRNFQWDLSVNFTKNWSKVVSLPEELGGVANIYGLNGGTSMYAITGEPVGVFKAEVAEKDPEGHIVVNSSTGLPIAATDFAISGNMNNKYQMGLSTTLKYKGVSLGVDFDIREGGVMYSRTKDINYFTGNAIQTAYNDRNSFIVPNSVNKVTGSDGKVSYVENSTPISSSNIYKFWDDGGVDMGSAFLVDKSYVKLRSVALGWDIPQRWLAKTPLNAVKISAYGNNLLIWTPSSNTFIDPETTSFGNDLEGNFGEYIANPSSRRFGFNLMVKF
- a CDS encoding SusD/RagB family nutrient-binding outer membrane lipoprotein, with translation MKKYILYAFIVMTCLLTSCDLNINDDPNYPQNTQVTADLIFPSIEASIASAVGGEIYNYAGFFAQYYDQKPESNQYNTLCEYTFTESSQEMDYSYRTLFAGALEDVQQVLDKTTNPADIFAATVLRAYTFQVIVDNTSDSPYTEAMQGNSNAMPKWDNGEDVYKGVLNELEAAESQLEESSIMSNPDLLLNKSVTQWIGFANALRLRMYLRFIDANVDVANYTDKVKALVQTGNFFTGDVKLDCFIDETSKRNPWYTTNAVGLPGNHCAAYPLISYLSSTNDPRIAYGISKTAAGKYVGQMPGGKRNMQELLGTDNWKNKDVSAIDYSIGVTKPVYFFTQAELQFLIAEVYERFLGDDVKAKSAYEAAVSADFKARGLDGQETAIIGTNGSCRWASATTSAAKLNLIYMQKWVALFYMDHMEAWSEIRRTDCPNLSSKTAAEIQTNSLVYNPGDLIEPWTNGLEAGGLMKRMTYPLTARQHNTNTPGGVSGSTPVWWDVK
- a CDS encoding BT_2262 family domain-containing protein, whose product is MKKILYSLLLCLAVATFSSCDDKNSVDDSSITYFVDLQLNGDAVLFWPKGTSYIEPGYSAVMQGKDVTSDVSVSGEVDVNTSGGYPLTYSAVNKEGYAKESKRTVYVYDTTASSMESGIYSIDKNSYRISSAGKTAYGSSYDIVIIQLEPGVFYVTDFLAGWYDQRAGYGINYAMNGTFRLNADNTIEPISSSVPGWGDSMDGLANGKFDPATKSIYWEISYAGSMTFYITLTK
- a CDS encoding lipid-binding protein; its protein translation is MKKYFIFLLTALVITFVACDDDTEPGGTSVEKMAGDWWVTVNVINGGQDLGDAGVGHIRMSTYNTAMNTATEMWIDDAKHFWDYKLKVDVDYATRTFSTTDFVSNVSYNSKVKITNGKILEGAALTPSGMPADSIVYMVQFDDDSDGYTYKVSGFRRTGLPADDF
- a CDS encoding integrase core domain-containing protein; protein product: MTESYDPYANAIAERVNGILKQEFLLEDYRVDIKTMKLIVKDTVRIYNTQRPHWSCYMKTPEQMHAQREIEIRTYKNKDSCRASPTTIS
- a CDS encoding CsgG/HfaB family protein, with the translated sequence MRRYFFILLFICIAGGIHAQREVIEVEPATTVSHSETSKALKRKVAIGRFSNETQYAKGLFYDKENDPMGKQALDILSSKLAASGKFILLERNDMDKLLAEAASSGNGFQKIGADYMIIGSITQFGRKNIGNVKLFSTTKTQMVEAAVSIRLVDVSTGLIIYSDEAKGEAEMKTKTTMGVGGRADFDATLSDKAISAAISQLVENIINKCTNKPWKAYFLSYDSDAIIVSGGASQGISVGDTFIVMSKGKNVKNPQTGINIELPGKAVGKVKVTAVGGDTPEAEYSIVTFIEGAIDATQLQNYFIEEIK
- a CDS encoding DUF4810 domain-containing protein, with protein sequence MRKFILLFFLCVAFVSCTTTSSLYGWDNYVDTSYKYYKKQTPKAKEALMKTYEAMINHPRGARKTVPPGICAEYGYFLLQNGKKDQGLAMLQKEKEFYPESAVFMDRLIKQFSK
- a CDS encoding GNA1162 family protein, whose translation is MKKYIYFVLVAMLFVSCATSMSTGLTREKNYPKMYTDKPLTILVMPPINKTVNVEAKEYFYTSMMIPLCEKGYYVISPFLAMDLLKSESAYDSELFMNANLSSFNKVFGADVALFTVINTWSKSTLGNVITVDIEYILKSTTSNEILFNRKGKLSVDTGVNSGGNGGLLGVLVDMAASAINTALTDKVIAARRCNNYVLHDLPDGRYAPMFDKDQNVSAGGIEFSGTVAQ